One part of the Salmo salar chromosome ssa28, Ssal_v3.1, whole genome shotgun sequence genome encodes these proteins:
- the LOC106589244 gene encoding tumor necrosis factor receptor superfamily member 17, producing MSEGQCGLGYYYDGLVEECKQCYLRCNSPPRVCTTYCTQSSESKAPEPFNIRLTLVWLFVFLCAFTTLLLLLQVLRKKTCRRFPRNKLSRLQEAECPGTERVSYDVPEQTVVIMGQDSLTSGAGAMVLQEGTNSQTPDCNANLPVPSTEEGTTILVTTKTVQIFNHTD from the exons ATGTCAGAAGGACAGTGTGGACTGGGATACTACTATGATGGGCTAGTCGAGGAGTGTAAACAATGCTATTTACGATGCAATTCACCACCCAGGGTTTGCACAACATACTGTACTCAAT CATCAGAGAGCAAAGCCCCTGAGCCGTTCAACATTCGTCTGACCCTGGTCTGGCTGTTTGTGTTCCTGTGTGCTTTTACTactctcctgctgctgctgcaggtaCTGAGGAAGAAGACATGCAGACGTTTCCCAAGGAACAAAT TATCACGACTACAGGAAGCAGAGTGTCCTGGGACTGAGAGGGTCTCTTATGATGTCCCTGAGCAGACAGTGGTTATCATGGGACAAGACAGCTTGACGAGTGGAGCTGGAGCCATGGTTCTCCAGGAGGGAACAAACAGCCAGACTCCCGACTGCAACGCCAACCTGCCTGTCCCTTCCACAGAGGAGGGCACCACCATACTGGTCACAACCAAGACAGTACAGATCTTTAACCACACAGATTAA